A portion of the Lolium rigidum isolate FL_2022 chromosome 1, APGP_CSIRO_Lrig_0.1, whole genome shotgun sequence genome contains these proteins:
- the LOC124684660 gene encoding probable E3 ubiquitin-protein ligase ATL44: MRAPASLLLHRTAAGETSSSMAPRSTPEQHQQQTAPAGMAVDSNMVVILASLLCALVCVLGLALVSRCACRRRRTSSSDHSPPPPKGLRKKAIDALPTVLFAISPDSSSTSAPSTTAWCLASECAICLTEFADGESVRVLPGCGHGFHGACVDAWLRTSASCPSCRAAISGAEPARRTAPVEPTVVVVVASGGSRCGRCGELAAPAGSGAGDCTFLP, translated from the coding sequence ATGCGCGCCCCAGCGAGCCTCCTCCTGCACCGCACGGCCGCCGGCGAGACGTCCTCCTCGATGGCACCGCGTTCTACTCCGGAGCAGCATCAGCAGCAGACGGCGCCGGCGGGGATGGCGGTGGACTCAAACATGGTGGTGATCCTGGCGTCACTTCTCTGTGCGCTCGTCTGCGTCCTCGGCCTCGCTCTCGTTTCCCGCTGCGCGTGCCGACGACGTCGCACCTCAAGCTCCGACCACTCGCCTCCTCCACCCAAGGGGCTCAGGAAGAAGGCCATCGACGCCCTCCCCACCGTCTTGTTCGCTATCTCACCGGACTCGTCATCAACGTCAGCACCGTCGACGACGGCATGGTGTTTGGCATCCGAGTGCGCGATATGCCTCACGGAGTTCGCGGATGGGGAGAGCGTGCGCGTGCTCCCGGGATGCGGCCACGGGTTCCACGGCGCGTGCGTCGACGCCTGGCTCCGGACAAGCGCCAGCTGCCCCTCCTGCCGCGCCGCCATCTCCGGCGCCGAGCCGGCCAGGAGGACGGCGCCTGTGGAGCCGACGGTGGTCGTCGTGGTGGCCAGCGGGGGCAGCAGGTGCGGGAGGTGCGGCGAGCTGGCGGCGCCGGCTGGGAGCGGTGCTGGGGACTGCACCTTCTTGCCTTAG